AGCTCATATTGCAGGAGCCACCCCCCGGATATCCACCGCGAGCACTGGATCCGCTACTCCCCGCCCCGCCGTTCCAGCCGCTGCAAGAGCGCTCGCTGCAAATGCGGTCGCACGTCAAGCTGACGGCGCCGTAGTCGGCGTCGACATCCATCTTCACGGCTCCCTCGCCGCCGTTGCCGGCACAGCTGCTGGCACCAGGGACGTAGCCCTCCGCCGACCCGCCGTTCTTCCCCTGGCTGCCGGCGCTGCCGGCCCGGCCGGCACTGCCGCGGCCCGCTACGATCTCAGTGTCGAGAATGGAGAGCTCCCTCGTATCCGTCAGCTGGAGGGTGACGGATACGGCGCTGCCGGTACCGGAAGGGGTGGAGCCGTTGAGCTGGAAGCCCTGCACCACCGTCGAGGTCGACAGGTCTCGGGCCTCCATCGCCGGCTGGCCCCCCGACGGCGCCAGCACGGCGGAGAAATACTGCGGGTCGGCCTGCTCTGCCGGCAGGCAGCCGCCGTACACGTCGACGCCGTCCCGTAACTCGATGGCGGTGGTGAGCTCATACTCATCCCAACTCACCAACACCCCGCACCCACTGCCGTCGCACCGCTCGATGCCCCGGGCGATGGTGCGGCAAGGTTCCTCGTAGGAGATTCCGCAGGCCCCCGCGTCGTCACCGTCGGTGGAGACGTAGATGCGGCTGGTGAGGTGCGAGAGCTCCGCATTCCCACAGGCGATCTGCCCCGTTGAGGCGTCCTCCCCCACCGGCCTTGGATCGTCGGCCCAGCGAACATCCTCCAAATTCATTGTCGACTCGTCGAGGGCAAACTCGTGGCGCAGCCGCGCTCCTCGGAACGACGTCTTGCGGCCATGGTTCAGAGCGGCTTGGATACGCGGACCGAAGGTGGTGCCGACCAGGTCTACTCCCGAGAAATCGGCTCCGGCGAGAGTGGCGTATTGCAGATCCGCCCCGTCCAGGTTCGCTCCCTGGAAGGTCGCTCCGGTGAGATTCGCCCGGGAAAGGTTGGCCGGCCCCCGCCGCGAAGGATCCAGCTGCGCCTCGTCGAAGCGAGCATCGGTGAGGTTTGCCCCCACCAAGACAGCCCCCTTGAGGATGGCGCCTCGCAGATCGGCTCCGGTGAGATCGGCGCCGGTGAGATTGGCGTCGGTGAGATCACGCCCGGACAGGTCCGCCCCCCGCAGATCGCAATAAGGACAGCGAAGCATCTGCACGGGATTGCCCTCGACGGTGGTCGCCCCGTCATCTCGTTGGGCAGAGCCCGCTTGCGAGACCGGCTGCACCGCTGCCAGCGCTGGAGCAACAGTCAGACCGAGAGAGATGCCGATGACCAAAAACAGAGTGCGGAAGCCGAGCTGAAAGCGGCACATGGAAACCTCCTACATTGAGACCGTCGACCGCCTTCGCGGCCGGGATGGATCGTTTGTCTGGACACTCGGGTAGTGGGGCGGGGCCGGTGGCTATCGCAGGGGATGAGAAGTTTTTCTACATCTCTTCGGGCCGGCGCCCCCCAAACGGCCGAAGGCCCGCGCCGAAACTCGGCGCGGGCCTTCATGGGGAGGAGATCGAGGACTGCTAGAACTGGTGGATCGTCGCTACCAAGCCGCTCTTGCCGGCTTGGCCCTCGGCGGCCTCACAAGCACTGGAGTTGGCCGGCTCGCCGCCGTCGCCGCCGGCACCGGTGGCGCCGCTATAGCCGTTGTAGAAGATGGCTGCCGAAGTATCGAC
The sequence above is drawn from the Acidobacteriota bacterium genome and encodes:
- a CDS encoding pentapeptide repeat-containing protein — translated: MCRFQLGFRTLFLVIGISLGLTVAPALAAVQPVSQAGSAQRDDGATTVEGNPVQMLRCPYCDLRGADLSGRDLTDANLTGADLTGADLRGAILKGAVLVGANLTDARFDEAQLDPSRRGPANLSRANLTGATFQGANLDGADLQYATLAGADFSGVDLVGTTFGPRIQAALNHGRKTSFRGARLRHEFALDESTMNLEDVRWADDPRPVGEDASTGQIACGNAELSHLTSRIYVSTDGDDAGACGISYEEPCRTIARGIERCDGSGCGVLVSWDEYELTTAIELRDGVDVYGGCLPAEQADPQYFSAVLAPSGGQPAMEARDLSTSTVVQGFQLNGSTPSGTGSAVSVTLQLTDTRELSILDTEIVAGRGSAGRAGSAGSQGKNGGSAEGYVPGASSCAGNGGEGAVKMDVDADYGAVSLTCDRICSERSCSGWNGGAGSSGSSARGGYPGGGSCNMS